Within the Echinicola sp. 20G genome, the region AAGTTCCTAAGGAGAACATCCTCGTGGTGGTGGATGATGTGGCATTGCCTTTTGGAAAATTAAGATTAAGAGCAAAAGGGTCATCTGCAGGACACAATGGACTAAAAAACATTGAAGAGCTTACTGGAGGGCAAAACTATTCCAGATTAAAATTTGGTATTGGAGACGACTTTCCCAAAGGCAAGCAAGTGGACTATGTTTTGGGCAGGTGGTCTCAAAAAGAAATCGATGAACTCCCAATGTTTATGGACAAAGCCATTGACATGATCAAGGGCTTTAGTACTATCGGTATCAATATGACCATGAGTCAGTACAACGACTAACTATCCATAGAATGAAAACCATTAATTTAGGAATCCAAATTGTCCCAAAAAGTAAATCGCTCAGCGCGTATGACTTGGTTGACAAAGCCATTGAGGTCATCAAAGCTTCCGGCGTCAAATATGAAGTAACTCCTTTTGAAACTGTCATGGAGGGGGAAGAAAGCCAATTGATGCAGATTGCGAAAGAAGCCCAGGAAGCAGTACTGGCTGCAGGCGCCGACGAGGTTTTGGTATACTACAGAATGCAAATCCGTAAAGATGCAGATGTCACCATTGACGAAAAAACTGCCAAGCACAAACAAGCTTAATTCTAAGCTATACTTCTTTGAAAAGAGAAATGGGGTACTGTATTCAGTACCCATATTTTTTACCCCACATTTTTTGAAGGTTTTTCCTCAGGTCATTTTCACGGGCATTTCTTCCCGGATCATATAGCTTAACTCCTTTGAGTTTATCAGGCATAAACTCCTCCTCCACAAAATTCCCTTCATAGTCATGGGCATATTTGTAGCCTTTGCCATAATTAAGATCTTTCATCAACTTGGTTGGAGCGTTTCTTAAATGAATGGGTACTGGCAAATCCCCCTCCTGCCTGGCAATGGCCTGTGCTTGATTGATAGCCACATAACTTGCATTACTTTTGGCTGAACTCGCCAGATAAGTGACACACTGCGAAAGAATAATTCTTGCTTCCGGGTAGCCGATGATCTTAACTGCTTCAAAAGCCTGAGTAGCAAGCAGCAACGCATTTGGATTGGCATTGCCGATATCCTCAGAAGCCAAAATCACCAACCTTCTAGCAATAAATTTCACATCCTCTCCACCTTCTATCATCCTCGCCAACCAATAGACCGCTGCGTTTGGATCTGAACCCCTTATCGATTTGATAAAAGCGGAAATGATATCATAGTGTTGCTCTCCAGACTTATCGTAAATCGCCACTTTTTGTTGGGCAATGGCTGTAACTTTATCATTGGTAACAACAATAGGATCTTCTGGAATGGCATTGACAACTATCTCCAATAGGTTAAGTAGTTTTCTTCCATCACCACCGGACAACCTCAATAAAGCCTCTGTCTCCTTAAGCTCAACATTCTTTTTTTTCATTAGAATATCATGCTCCAAGGCCTGCTGGATCATGGCTTCCAAGTCCTTTTTTTCCAAAGAATTTAAGGTAAAAACCTGACAACGGGAAAGTAATGCAGCATTCACCTCAAAGGAAGGGTTTTCTGTAGTGGCACCAATCAACCTGATTTGCCCCTTCTCTACTGCTCCCAATAAAGCATCCTGCTGAGATTTATTAAACCGATGGATCTCATCTATAAACAGCACTACTCCTTGCTGGAACTTGGCCTTCTCAATCACCGCACGGATATCCTTTACCCCCGCACTAATGGCACTAAGGGTATAAAAAGGAGCTTTCACCTCATTGGCTATAATATTGGCAATGGTTGTTTTCCCTACGCCAGGAGGTCCCCAAAGAATCAAAGAGGGAACTGTTCCATTTTTTATGGCTCTAAATAGAAAGGTATTTGGGGCAGTCAAATGAGACTGTCCTATCAGGTCTTCCAGCCTCGTTGGCCTCATCCGCTCCGCTAATGGCTCTTGACTCATTATTCAGTTTTTTATTTTTTAGCAAGTTAGGGAGCTTTTCCATGCTCCCAAAATTTGATTATCAGTTTACCTGATCCTTTGGGAAAATGCTTCTAGGTGCTCATCCTTAAAATCAAGATGGGTAACAAAACGAATCAGGTCTTTCCCAAAAGCGACAGCTTTGATCCCTTTTCTTTCCAATTGATCTAACATTTCCTTTGGGGTCACACCAACCAATTGAGCAATGACAATATTGGTAGATACAGGCAATATTTCAGAAACATTCGGATGAAGCTTCAATACAGAGGCTAAAGCTTCAGCCCTTTGATGATCCTCCTTTAAGCGTTCAACATGATGATCCAACGCATAGATTCCAGCAGCAGCTAAAAAACCTGCCTGTCTCATTCCTCCTCCAAAAGCCTTTCTCACTCTCTTCGACCTTTTGATGGTTTCATTATCTCCCAAAAGTACAGAGCCAACAGGACAACCTAACCCTTTGCTTAAACAAACTGATATGGTATCAAACATAGCTCCCCAAGCCTTCGCTGATTCCCCTGTTTTGACCAGAGCATTAAAAATCCGTGCTCCATCCAAGTGCAATTTAAGTTTGCTCTCCCTACAAAGCTCACTAATCGGCCTAACTTCCTCCAAAGAATAAACGCTTCCTCCCCCTTTATTCATTGTATTCTCCAAAGCTACCAAGGAAGTTTCCGGTGCATGAATATCATCCGCATTTATCGCATCAGCTACATCTTCTACAGCTACTTTCCCATACTCACCATCCAACAGCTTCACCGAAGCAAAGGCATTGGACATAATCCCTCCTGCTTCATATAAGTAAATATGAGAGTATTTATGGCAAATCACCTCTTTTTGAGGCCCGGTATGTAACTTGACTGCAATTTGGTTGGTCATGGTACCTGAAGGACAAAACAGCCCTGCCTCCATTCCAAAAAGACCAGCCAATTTATTTTCTAGTTCCGCTACAGTTGGGTCTTCTTCAAAAACATCATCCCCTACTTTGGCAGACCACATGGCGTCAAGCATCGCTGGAGTTGGCTGTGTTACCGTGTCACTTCTTAAATCAATATTCATTTTGTTCATTAATTGCTTATCACTGAAGACTTTTTCCAATACCCAACCTCAT harbors:
- the pth gene encoding aminoacyl-tRNA hydrolase; this encodes MKYLIIGLGNIGPEYELTRHNVGFLTLNRLADQEGVSWNSNRLAFTTELKYKGRQIHLIKPTTYMNLSGKAVNYWMKELKVPKENILVVVDDVALPFGKLRLRAKGSSAGHNGLKNIEELTGGQNYSRLKFGIGDDFPKGKQVDYVLGRWSQKEIDELPMFMDKAIDMIKGFSTIGINMTMSQYND
- a CDS encoding MTH1187 family thiamine-binding protein, yielding MKTINLGIQIVPKSKSLSAYDLVDKAIEVIKASGVKYEVTPFETVMEGEESQLMQIAKEAQEAVLAAGADEVLVYYRMQIRKDADVTIDEKTAKHKQA
- a CDS encoding replication-associated recombination protein A — protein: MSQEPLAERMRPTRLEDLIGQSHLTAPNTFLFRAIKNGTVPSLILWGPPGVGKTTIANIIANEVKAPFYTLSAISAGVKDIRAVIEKAKFQQGVVLFIDEIHRFNKSQQDALLGAVEKGQIRLIGATTENPSFEVNAALLSRCQVFTLNSLEKKDLEAMIQQALEHDILMKKKNVELKETEALLRLSGGDGRKLLNLLEIVVNAIPEDPIVVTNDKVTAIAQQKVAIYDKSGEQHYDIISAFIKSIRGSDPNAAVYWLARMIEGGEDVKFIARRLVILASEDIGNANPNALLLATQAFEAVKIIGYPEARIILSQCVTYLASSAKSNASYVAINQAQAIARQEGDLPVPIHLRNAPTKLMKDLNYGKGYKYAHDYEGNFVEEEFMPDKLKGVKLYDPGRNARENDLRKNLQKMWGKKYGY
- a CDS encoding low specificity L-threonine aldolase, yielding MNIDLRSDTVTQPTPAMLDAMWSAKVGDDVFEEDPTVAELENKLAGLFGMEAGLFCPSGTMTNQIAVKLHTGPQKEVICHKYSHIYLYEAGGIMSNAFASVKLLDGEYGKVAVEDVADAINADDIHAPETSLVALENTMNKGGGSVYSLEEVRPISELCRESKLKLHLDGARIFNALVKTGESAKAWGAMFDTISVCLSKGLGCPVGSVLLGDNETIKRSKRVRKAFGGGMRQAGFLAAAGIYALDHHVERLKEDHQRAEALASVLKLHPNVSEILPVSTNIVIAQLVGVTPKEMLDQLERKGIKAVAFGKDLIRFVTHLDFKDEHLEAFSQRIR